A part of Desulfovibrio sp. genomic DNA contains:
- a CDS encoding ABC transporter ATP-binding protein, producing the protein MPCAMNNDELVIDIQHLTKVYNSGSEKIPVLKDINLEVRRGEMVAIMGPSGSGKSTLLFILGIFQPATSGLYKVAGVDVLTLDRDAQAIFRREKMGFVFQSCDLLENSTVYENLELPLIYTGVKRRERSDKIMEALHRVNLEHRVRQPSNRLSGGERQRVSIARALVNEPEFILADEPTGQLDQANSERVMDYFVKITEEAKVAMVIVTHDASTAARCSRRSLLSEGMLKPY; encoded by the coding sequence ATGCCATGCGCTATGAATAACGACGAACTCGTCATAGATATCCAGCACCTGACCAAGGTCTACAACTCCGGTTCGGAAAAGATTCCCGTGCTCAAGGACATAAACCTTGAAGTCCGCCGGGGAGAGATGGTGGCCATCATGGGGCCGTCCGGTTCAGGCAAGTCCACCCTTCTTTTTATCCTTGGGATATTTCAGCCGGCCACCAGCGGCCTCTACAAGGTGGCCGGAGTGGATGTGCTCACCCTGGACAGGGACGCCCAGGCGATCTTCCGGCGCGAAAAAATGGGGTTTGTTTTCCAGAGCTGTGACCTGCTCGAGAATTCAACTGTCTATGAAAACCTGGAATTGCCCCTTATCTACACCGGGGTCAAACGCCGGGAACGCTCCGACAAGATCATGGAAGCCCTGCACCGGGTCAACCTGGAACACCGGGTGCGCCAGCCCTCCAACCGCTTGTCCGGAGGCGAACGCCAGCGAGTGTCCATCGCGAGGGCCTTGGTCAATGAACCCGAGTTCATACTGGCTGACGAACCCACCGGACAGCTTGACCAGGCCAACTCCGAGAGGGTCATGGACTATTTCGTCAAGATAACCGAGGAGGCCAAGGTAGCCATGGTCATCGTTACCCACGACGCCTCCACGGCCGCACGTTGTTCACGTAGAAGCCTTCTTTCCGAAGGAATGCTCAAGCCCTATTAG
- a CDS encoding ABC transporter permease codes for MANKSLQTLRDAGFLPPERGTKMLRFGDLVRISFREVLRKRRRYIGVMAAIALGTAGLITIVTMGRDLKANFNNDLDLLGGATIIAAHFDPQMYDRQEWFRTRTIEAVEKIPGVKEVTRSRLRSGATTTYQDKVYGFNLVGVDKNYWSLFSFTPSVGRLFTEADITEGRKVCVLGQDLAKTIFGSPEAAIGHILSLDNNLYEVVGIIGGVRAADKTLMAFLPISTAQARIPNISEISSLYIRCNTWDDVAPVAAVLGDVIKSNQTDKGLRIQVGWEPLKQVQRMFWWVSLFIYASIAATLVLGGFGIWNIMMASVTARTREIGLKKAMGAEDSDILWQFLFEALCVTFASALLGVLLGRAGIEYMSRMIGSSPPEGLFLLCLMAGMGFAAILGVGSGLYPSIRASRMQVVDAMRYE; via the coding sequence ATGGCCAACAAATCACTGCAAACCCTCAGAGATGCGGGATTCCTTCCACCTGAGCGCGGGACGAAAATGCTCCGCTTCGGCGACCTTGTGCGCATCAGCTTCCGCGAGGTGCTGCGCAAGAGACGCCGTTATATTGGCGTAATGGCCGCCATCGCCCTTGGAACCGCCGGGTTGATCACCATCGTCACCATGGGCCGCGACCTCAAGGCCAACTTCAACAACGACCTGGACCTCCTGGGCGGCGCCACCATCATCGCTGCCCACTTCGACCCCCAGATGTACGACAGGCAGGAATGGTTCCGCACGCGAACCATCGAGGCCGTGGAAAAAATCCCGGGGGTGAAGGAAGTCACCAGAAGCAGACTCCGCTCTGGGGCCACCACGACCTACCAGGACAAGGTCTACGGCTTCAACCTGGTGGGAGTGGACAAGAACTACTGGTCTCTCTTCTCGTTTACTCCGAGCGTCGGCAGGCTCTTCACCGAAGCGGACATTACAGAAGGGCGCAAGGTGTGCGTACTCGGCCAGGATTTGGCTAAAACCATCTTCGGCTCGCCTGAGGCGGCCATTGGGCACATCCTGAGCCTGGACAACAACCTCTACGAGGTTGTCGGCATCATCGGGGGTGTCAGGGCAGCGGACAAGACTCTCATGGCCTTTCTGCCCATCAGCACCGCCCAGGCCCGCATACCGAACATCTCTGAGATATCGAGCCTCTATATCCGTTGCAACACCTGGGACGACGTTGCTCCTGTGGCGGCTGTCCTGGGAGACGTCATCAAGTCCAACCAGACCGACAAAGGACTACGCATCCAGGTAGGCTGGGAACCGCTCAAGCAGGTACAGCGTATGTTCTGGTGGGTGAGCCTCTTCATCTACGCCTCCATTGCCGCAACCCTGGTGCTGGGCGGCTTCGGCATCTGGAACATCATGATGGCCTCGGTCACCGCGCGCACCCGCGAGATCGGCCTGAAAAAAGCCATGGGCGCGGAAGACTCCGATATCCTATGGCAATTCCTCTTCGAAGCCCTGTGCGTCACCTTTGCCTCCGCCCTGCTGGGAGTGCTTTTAGGCCGGGCGGGCATCGAGTACATGAGCCGCATGATCGGTTCCAGCCCGCCGGAAGGCCTTTTCCTCCTCTGCCTCATGGCAGGCATGGGTTTCGCGGCCATTCTGGGCGTTGGTTCAGGGCTATACCCATCCATCCGGGCCAGCCGGATGCAAGTCGTGGATGCCATGCGCTATGAATAA
- a CDS encoding pyridoxal phosphate-dependent aminotransferase family protein produces MKLHERCQKVSGITRNLRDAGIYPYFRPISRSWGTEVEVAGKRLVMIGSNDYLGLAHDARVKEAAAQAIYRMGTGPGGSRFLSGNMVLHQTLEERLAAFVGKKRAVLHVTGFSTNLGALGCLLTPKDYVLCDRENHASIFAGVGGTKKMGTFAHNDAASAARKIASEMGKPDFDGQVLLITEGIFSMSGDVAVMDELAALKKQFPDLLIYLDDAHGLGVLGPNGRGTAQHFGVIKEADFIMGTFSKAFASIGGFIASDEVDVLEYIQHQSRTQIFSAALPAASTMAALTCIDILEAEPERVERLHAITARMRAAYREIGLRITESPSPIIPITIGADEKAFMFAQELFERGIFALPAIYPAVPRGQALIRTACMSTQQDRQLDFVLEVMDEMARKYRIRVQDQDEDASGDMDGATESTIAGARSSQSIL; encoded by the coding sequence ATGAAATTGCATGAACGCTGCCAGAAAGTTTCCGGCATCACCCGCAACCTCCGGGATGCGGGCATCTACCCTTACTTCCGCCCCATCAGCCGTTCCTGGGGGACGGAGGTCGAGGTTGCCGGCAAACGCCTGGTGATGATCGGCTCCAACGACTACCTGGGATTGGCCCATGACGCCCGCGTCAAGGAAGCCGCCGCCCAGGCGATATACCGTATGGGCACGGGACCAGGCGGCTCCCGTTTCCTTTCCGGCAACATGGTTCTCCACCAGACCCTTGAGGAACGCCTGGCCGCTTTCGTCGGCAAGAAACGCGCCGTGCTGCACGTCACTGGTTTTTCCACCAACCTTGGAGCGCTTGGCTGCCTGCTTACGCCCAAGGACTATGTACTCTGCGACCGTGAGAACCATGCTTCCATCTTCGCCGGAGTTGGCGGCACGAAGAAGATGGGCACCTTCGCCCACAACGACGCTGCTTCCGCGGCCCGGAAGATCGCCTCGGAGATGGGAAAGCCCGACTTTGACGGGCAGGTGCTGCTCATCACCGAGGGCATCTTCTCCATGTCTGGCGACGTGGCGGTCATGGATGAACTGGCGGCCCTCAAAAAGCAGTTTCCCGACCTTCTCATCTATTTGGACGACGCCCACGGGCTTGGCGTGCTCGGCCCCAATGGCCGAGGCACGGCCCAACATTTCGGTGTGATCAAAGAAGCCGATTTCATCATGGGCACGTTCTCCAAGGCTTTCGCTTCAATCGGGGGTTTCATCGCCTCGGATGAAGTGGACGTTCTTGAGTACATTCAGCATCAGTCCCGCACCCAAATATTCTCCGCGGCCCTGCCCGCCGCGAGCACCATGGCGGCGCTCACCTGCATCGACATCCTGGAGGCCGAGCCCGAGCGCGTGGAACGCTTGCACGCAATCACGGCCCGTATGCGCGCTGCATACAGGGAGATTGGCCTTCGCATCACGGAGTCGCCTTCCCCCATCATCCCCATTACCATCGGGGCTGACGAGAAGGCCTTCATGTTCGCCCAGGAGCTTTTCGAACGGGGCATCTTCGCCCTTCCGGCCATTTACCCCGCCGTGCCCAGAGGCCAAGCGCTTATCCGCACCGCCTGCATGTCGACACAGCAGGACCGGCAGCTCGACTTTGTGCTTGAGGTCATGGACGAAATGGCCAGAAAGTACCGCATACGCGTGCAGGACCAGGACGAGGACGCCTCGGGCGATATGGACGGCGCCACAGAGTCCACCATCGCTGGCGCCCGTTCCAGCCAATCCATCTTGTAA